ggggacccaTTGGTGGCTGCAGGGCCCTCTCTAGGTCCAGAGGCCTGGGGTAAGGAGGGCCTCCCTGTAACCTGGACAATAGGGAGGTATGGCCAGCTGAGGAACCGAGCaaggagtggggcagagacacCTACCTCGCTgtaggggggtgggggctcagagGTGGACGTCCTGACCCTCTCTGGGGGGGCGATGGAGGGCGGCTCCGGGGGCCCCTGGTGATCCGCTGGGGGGTCCTGCTCCTGTTCTCTGCAGCTGCGACAGAACCGCTTAGCGAGACAGCAGATGCACAGGAGGGGGAGGATGATGAGGAAGGTGATGACGAAGATCCTAGGGCGAGGAACCATCAATATCTCCCTGAGTGTCTGGGCTGTCcgggacccccccacccccaccccccgccaccgtGGGCAGGAAGGCCAGTCGCCCTGAGGACTGCGCCCGAGGAGCTGGCCCTGGGCTCACCTCAGGGGACTGGAGAAGAGCTCATACTCCTGGCAGCAGCTGTCACCACAGCATTTGAATCCTCTGGGGCAGGTGCTGGGGGAGCAAAGAGACGCTGCTGGTCCCAAGGTGGCAGGAAGATCCCGGCCTCCCCAAAACTCACCCATTTCCTAGGGCCCAAGCCACGCCCTAGCAGCGGGGCCCAGCGGGAGGACACCTGGCGCCGGGACCCAGGATCTGGCTTCTAGGCTCATCTCACTACTTGGGCCAAGTTCCGCTCCTTTCTGGGTCTCActtttcctcatccataaagtgggTATAATGAATGTTCTGTCAACATcactgagcaggggtgggggagcacgTGGCAGTGGGTGCCAGGGCACTCTAAGGAGAtggctggggaggggagcagtgGCGACTGTCCCTGAGCTAACTCGAGGAGCCCTTGCCGGTGCCCATGGACTACGACGAGGTGGGAAGGACAGGGTGTTCCCGGAACACCCAGGGCTGAGTTGATGGAAACATTCATCTGCTCAGGGACCACCCCCTCCTCATTGTGCTCAGGCTTTTTGGCATTTATATATTAAAGTTGGCACAGATGGTTTGCCGGCCCcacccagggtggggggggggggggggggggggaagccctcagagaagagacagcagagagaggggtggggattAGGCTTTAGACCCGCCCACAGGCAGAAGCTGCTTGGCTGGAgaaggagggcggggagggggtgggatgggaaacgcattggtgggggtggtggggagtgggAAATGCGTTCAGGCTAGAAGGGCAGTGGGTGAGGATGATGGGTGAGATgcttttctgcccccccccccccgacccatgaaggcagacagggcagggcaggattTGGGGTGTCTCTTCCTCAGACAGGAAGTTACAGCCCAAAGCCCAGACTTACAAGAAGAGACCACATTTGGCTGCAGCCTGCGGAAGAAAAGAGGCAGAGGTTAGGGGCCGTGAACTGGGGAGCTCATCTCTACCCACCCGCTGCCCAGGTGCAGAGGCTGCCGCAGGTTCGCAGCGGGTCAACCCCTTCCTGCTCTCCACCTCACTCCAGGTCTAGGGCTGGAGCCCCAGCTGACACCTGCGGCCCcagccctcctttctctcctcaccaCACCCCCACAACACCTCCACTCACGCCCAGGTCTGTCAGCTGGCGCCTTCCCGCCACCCCTCCGATCGATCTCCTTTCCATGTGACCACGGCGGCAGTCCAGGGCACCAGCAACTCtcctccgcaccccccccccttccccgaaTCACTCCCCACACTGCAGGCAGGTTCGTATCCAGCAAATCCGATCGCCCAAAACCTTCCTGGACGCtcccttcagtggctccctgtGCCCGGGCCCCCAGCGATCAGCTGCTGCCCCCTTGCCCTCTTGCCCACACATCCACAACCACTGGGAGTCTCCTGCACACGCCTGGCTGTTTGACACTTGCGGGTAAAGGCAGACCACCTTCCTCATGCCTTCATGATCTGCATTCACCTTTCGGATCCCTGcctggcagggggtggagggaaggagggggggggttTCCTCGGTCTTTGAAGCCACCCAGATCCTCCCCTGTGGGCTGGGTTTCTCTCCGTTTCTCTTCTGCACCAGAACTATACCCATCCAGGCTCTAGTTTCAGAATGTAACCGGATTAATAGCAATTATGTGTCTAAGCCCTGCCTGGAGCATTCTTTCCCCCAGGTATCCTAGCTCCAGcaccccctttctgcccctcttacttaaaaattaggggcacctgggtggctcagtcggttaagtgcccaacttcggctcaggtcagatctcatggttcgtgagttcgagccccgcgtcgggctctgtgctgacagctcggagcctggagcctgcttcagattctgtgtctccctctctctctgtcccttccctgcttacactctgtctctctctctctctctctcaaaaaaatgaataaacattaaaaaataaaataaaataaaataaataaaaattacgtCCACTCCCCCAAGGCACTCCTTTCCCCTCACCGAACTTAAGTTTTCTCTCACAGTTCTTACCCACATCCAACATACTACACAGTTCCTTTTAGCCTGTTCATTGTCTGGTCAGAAGAAGGTAAACTCcaagagggcagggatttttgtctgtcgTCACTGTTGAAAAACCCAACAGCCACAATATTGGCAGAATGAACTAAAGAGCCTTCTCAGATGACctggtttcctttcctcctggCTGCTCAActtgggggtgggtggtgagaGATGGcgatggcgggggtggggggggattcAGGGGTGGGAACTCCTTAGCGGAGGAGAGGTTATCTGTCACTCTACCCTAGCCTCTGGGGACAAACAGCCACAACACGAGCATAAGAAGCCAACTTTGGCCAGACTACCGTGTCTTTGTACCTTTACTCGAAATAATTCAATCACATCTCAGTTGCTAACAACGGTAAAGCCAAGAAAACCAGTGACAACCAATGACTGTTGGGCTGATTCCCCTTTTCTGGGCTCAGCCGCAGGCCAGGCGgaagcctccccccaccccaaaccttgCCCCCTGGGGACTGGAGCTGGAATCATGAATGaatactcccccacccccactcccccacccccctcgctCCACGATGTCTGGCCCAGAGAGGGTGAGATCTTCACAGCACACAGGGGCAACTGCAGAGCTGGGGACAGACCAAGGGGGTCCAGGCACTCAGTGGGACCCTCTTGCCCCTCAGATTCCGGACCCCACTTTCCTGGGGTTTTTCTGGCTCCCAACGAAAAGGACAGAACACAGAAAGGTTCAATCAAGAGTTGCTGTTGGGGAGGGCAGATCTCCCagattctctcctccccccccccctttaaccTGGGGCAGGTCTTGTCTGGGGTGGGTCAATCTGAGTTTTTTTCGAGCGTCACTGTGGTTGTAAAGAACCTCAGCTTCCGTACACGTGCAGCGTGGATATTATCAGCACCTGCcccctggggctgctgggagaAATCAAGAGGATGCTCAGCTTAGTGTTGGTACAAAGGGCTTGCCTAGACTAGGTGGAGAAGGAGCTTGAAGGCTTcgggggcagagccaggagagTCTGCACAGTTGTGTGAACGTGCCCTGTtctggggagggggcctgggatgtcctggcattctctctctctttttttttttcttaatgtttatttatttttgagagagatagagcaccagcgggggaagggcagaaagagggagacacagaatcccaagccggctccaggctctgagctgtcagcacatagccctacgcagggcttgaacccaggaggcagggctggatcATGCCCcaagcagaagtcggacgcccaacagactgagccacgcaggcacccctgtcGCAGGCATTCGTAAACAGAAGTGAGAAATCCCTGTTTTAGACCCATGTCAGTTGCCAAGATAATCTGCCATCCCAGGAATGGACAGATTTCCCGCATCATTTTCAGAGTTCAACGGAGgaatgggaggaaggagggggtgcTTAATCCCTGCCTCAGGCTCAGAATCACTGATTTCAGAGGTCAACGCAGCCTTGGGTCAGGCAACCAGCTCAAGTCCTGCACAGACTAGAATCCTACCCGTGGCTCCTAGAAGGGGTGGAAGGAGCCTTCTCTCCCCTAAGGCACAGGCAGAGACACAGTCCCAGAGAGGGCCAGAGCTTctcccaaggtcacccagcactAGAGGAACAAGACAGTCAGGGAGACGGGCTGGCCGGGCGTCCAGACCTCAGTCCCGGCTAGTGCCCGCTTTCGGACTAGCGGGAGGAAGCGGGATGAGCCCAGGCTAATATGAGGGTCAAAGTCCCCACTCACAGACAGGCGCTAGGTGTCAGATGGTGGTGGGCGGGGTCCAGGGCCCTCTACACGGTCCCCCCACAGGCGAAGGAACCCAGGCTTTCTCAGGGCCTTCCTCcgctgcccccacctccacctcccaggcaaaaagagaaaggaagttgCTAACTGTGTACGGTCACCAGGGAATCCTGACAAAGGAAGGTGGTGACGGCGCTCCAGAAGTAGGCCCCTGACCCACAAAGTTCAGGGCCCTGGAAGTTCTATAGCTTACCTCCCAAGCGCTCACCTGTTGGGGGCCAGCCAGCAGGCTGAGCAGCAACGTGGGTACGAGGCCTGGGACCCAGGTGTCGGACATCCTGGCGTGGGGGCCACAGAGCTTCCGTGTGtgtagggggaggaggggagaggcggggCCACGACCTCTCCCACGTCTCTCCACCTATGGGGCCCCGCCTCGGGCGGAGGCGGAGCTTAGGCACCCGCGAAGGGCCGGTCGTGGgacagggcgggggaggggaagaaatctGGGTTGGGTTTTAGGAGGTAGAAGAggttaactggaaaaaaaaaattgtggggtCAGTGCTAGACTGCAGAGCCACTCCTTGCCAATCCCCGCTCCTCCACCCCTAAGTGAGCCCGGGCTTGAGAGGGACAGTGCTGCGCCTGGCCCGGGGccgggatggggggatggggggatgggggggtagggggggtgggcggcggggcgggggaggatgCCGGCGAAGCGACCCGCCCTCTGTAAGTGCCTTTCCACCTGGGTTTGCGGGGGGCAGTGGTTgcgggagagggaggaggaggctcGGGAGTGGATTGAGGGCATTgtatggggtggggtggggggtggggtggggggtggggatgtgtCACCTTCATTTTTGGccaagaaggagggagaggcgGCCTGGTTGATTTCAGGAGCACAGCGCTAGTACACTCGCGTCCCCCGGCGTCCCCTGCAATCCTGGGAGGATGTGGGGACACACTTCCTCCATTGGACTTGGGGGAAATTAAGGCCCAGGGTTAAGAGCCGCGGCCGCTGGGGCCAAGCGGAAGCCAGGCGAGCAGGGGAGCGGCGAAGCAGGCCCATCCGGATTCCTTGGAAAGACCCCGCGGAGGCTGTCCCGGCTGAGAGCGCCGGATTCCGACCCTCGGCGGCCGCGCCCCAGCCCTCCAGGCGCCCTGTGCTTCCCGGCTCCGGCCGGCAGGTGGCAGCATCGCCCAACGCGGGATTCCCACGGAGCCCCACAGCGCGCGGCGGGGACCTGGGGCCGGGTCTCCCCGAGGGAGAGAGCTGGCTAGCGGGCGGGATGCGGGGACGCCTCGATGGGCGTTGGGCGCAGGGTGAGAGCCAGACACCCAAAGGCGGATGAGACTTGGGGACACCGTGCAGGAGTTGGAGAGATGGAGCCCGCCCCCTGGGGAGAGGGCGAAGGGGAGATGATGGGTGGGTGCTGCTCCCGGCCTGGGGAGACGCGGAGGGCTCCCGGAGAAGCTCGGTTCCCGGGTGCTTAGGCGTCTCCTGCTGGGTCTCAAGTCGGACTTTGCCACTGCAAACTATCCCCAACTTAGTAGGGACGGACAGACTTCCTCCTCGGgctgtcctttctttttctctcacggctttctctttatctctggcTCCCATCTCTGTCTTTAACCTCTCCTTGtggctccccatttctctctctctctgtcctcctgttTGTTTCTGCCCATCACTGTCTCCACGCGGTTTGTCTACATTTCCGCTTGTTTTCCCATCTCTGTGCTCCTCTGTTTGTTAATCACCGCTTGTCTCTTTTggagtctgtttctctgtgtgtgtgtgtttctgtttcttttgtctctgatttggtcctgtgtctccctgactGTGTTTCTCACTCACTCTCCtggactctctctgtccctccttccctgtctctgtttctcattaTCTCTTGGCCCCTTTTTGCCTCTAAGGACAGAACCTTCCAGTCTCCTGATCCTGGTGGAATTAGGGTCTGGCCCCAGAAAATGCCCTCTATTTCCAGTTCCTGGTGATTCTGAACTTGGTGAAGGTCCTGGGCAGGGGCACCTCTTCTCTCCTACCCATGCAGTTGGCTCTGGCCTCAGCTAGCCCCTCTAACAAGTCCAGGGAGTGCTGGAACCTTCTCCCAGCAGCACCCCTACTGCTGCCTCCTTAGTGGGGTTGTTGCTCACTTGGGCTTCCCTCCTGACCCTGCCCTTGCCCTGTCGCACCAACACACCTGGCCTAGGGTGTCTTGCTGGGTCCCCTGCCACTCTGCCCAGGCTTGGAGACCTACAGAGTCGTGGCCTTTAGGGGAGAGAAAGATGGGTGAGCTTAAGGGAGGAGGGCATCCTGGTGGGGTTGAGGGGGGGCGGAGAATGGCAGGGctgagaaggggacagaagactTGGAGGGGTAGACGTAAGAGGCTGTGAGGACTGACTAGGTGAAGGGGCCAGGCAGGCACCAGTGCcctgaggaggggcaggaggagggcaggaggctggcGTGGTTCCCCTCTGGCTCTCTGGCATCCACCTGACACAGATCTAGGGTTGCCAGacaaaatacaggatgcccagtgaAATTTGAGTTTCGGACAAACTGAATAATTTCTTTAGTACGAATATACTAAATATTCCTATGCAATATCTGGAACATACTTATGCCAAAATCTGTTTGTCgcttctctgaaattcaaatgtaactagatgtcctgcatttttatttgccaaaCCTGGCAACCCTACCCATCTTGCTAAAATGTCATAGGGACAGACATCTGAGAACGGCTActccacccaccccctgccccacatcTCCCCAGTGGGAAAGTGAGGCTCATGGGGTGGGGTCCCGAGGGCATCTGGCACCTGCCCCTTgggtatgcattttttttttttttcatgacaccAAACTGCCTTTCTGCGTGCCTTCCTGCGGTTGGGGACAGGGCAAGGGACCTGGAGGCGGGTGGTCCCAGCTCAGTCAGGCCAAGAACACCAAGCCCTGATGTCAACATCCATCATGGCTCCCAAGGGCCCCAGCATTCTTGGTGGGTGAGGtcgggtggtggtgggggcgcAATGGGGCCCCAGCCTGAGCAGACAGGGGGCTTTCTTGTCTAGAGGCAGGAACGTCCGGCGCAAGGACAACATCTGTTCAACACTTAATCTGgcaatggcgggggggggggtggggagcgtgtACATGCGTGCACGTGTATGCTCAGGCACGCagggccaggagggcagggaggcccGGAGACCTCAGGCAGTCTGTGGGTCCCTCTAGATTCCAGGCCAAATTCCATCTGGGGTTTCCCAAGAGCGGCCGAGTCGAAATGTCTTCATACTCGCTAGCTGCCTCCCCGGCCCATTCACCAAAGAACGAGCTGATTGTCTACATCCTACAAACGCCCAGCTGCAAGGGTCTTGGAGGTCAGCTGGTCCACCGGCTCCCTTCTCGGGGAAGCCAACCGGAGCCCCGAGGGCCGGGAAGGCCAAGCCACACGGGATGTTGGGGCTGAGTCAGGACCAGAACCAGGCAGGTCTCGAGACCCCACACCCAGAGGCAGCCCCCGAGCAAGAAGCTGCCCCGGGGGCCCGCTTCTCCGGATGAACTCCTGACAGGGGGGGTGGGTGGTTGGGGTGGGAAGGCTTGCCCAGCCCCGGGTGAGAGGGAAGAGCCTGGCTGAGTTCTGAtcttctcagcccctcccctgtcctgtgATGGCCACGGACACCCATAATGGCTTATGGCATTGGGCTGGGATCCTTCTTTTCAAAGCCTGCAGAACATTCTGTTCTAGCCCAGCTCTGCCGGCAGGGACAGACAGTATTATGCTGCGTCGGTAAGTCTGCCACTGCCGTGTGCCGTGTGATCCTCGTCAAGAAGCTTCTAACCTTCTCTTTGCCTCTGTAAACCCTGTGGAGGGGCGTGGGGGTGGCAGACAGGGCCTCCTTCGTCACATGGGGTCACCGTGAGGATGATGTAAACCGCTCGCTGTCAGCATACCGTGAtggtaaataaatgttagcttaaTCATAACGAGCAATAAATGTTTAACTCCCGGCAGAGCAAAGGGGCCCCAAACTCCTTCTCTCCGTTTCCCCTGGAGGCAGAGTGAGGTACCAAGGAACGAAGGGTCTTGCTCCTCTCTGAGAACCTCTCTTGGTCCCCTCTGGATGGGCCACCAAAGTCCAGCTACGGTCCCCCCCAGAACACCCGGCTCCTAGCCCCCTCTGCTGCTGGTCAAGTGAGTCTGGGCCAAGGAAGAGAGCGCGGGGCCCATGACCTACCTCAGAAAGAGACCTAGAGAGTCTCCTGGAGACTCACAGGGGACTGGTTGCGGCCAGTTCTCTCCACCTAGAAACACCTGTTCCCAGACCCCCTCCCTGGAACCTCACAGATTCTCACCCATTTttcaaggctcagctcaaatACGACCTCCTCCTGTAAGTCTCCCAGGACTTGGATCTTACCAGCCAGGCCTTTTCTCTGGGCCTCTCTGCTGGCCCCTGGCCATTCTCCCTAGAAGATGTGTATACATGTTCTAATGTTCCCACCAGGCCATGGGGGCTGGCCCAGTTCTGATTCATCTTTCATTTCCCCATGGTGCTTTGTTCCAAGTAAACACTGGTGCTGTTGTCACTGAACTGAAGCTGGTTGGGGGCCTCCCAGGGTCAGGGGCCAGATTTCTCTAAGGGGATAGGGAATGAAGTCCCCAAACCCTTGGTAGGGGGCTCTCAtttgggggcggcgggggcgggggggggggtcctgtcCCAGGCTGCGTGGCTTCTCATCTTCAGTGGCTGCATGTTTTCGGGAATCCACTTcttcccgccccccgccccaccaagtGTCCACATACCCTCTTAAGTGGGTAAGACGGCTCCCTAGGGATCAAGCAACTCCCACAGGGTGCGCTGCAAGGAGGGCCTGGCTCGCTGCCCACCTTCCAGGAGGAGGCAGGATGCACGTTGGGTCACCAACAGGAATGCTTGGCCATGGAACCAGGATCTGAGCCTCCTTCCCAGCATTCCTTTGGAAACTGAAGTCCAGCCGTCCCTCACGCGCCCAGGATGGGGAGATGACTTCTAGAGTTGACCCCGCGTCTGAGCCACCAAGCTGGGGGCCAGGCGGGTGGAGGGAGGCGTGCCACCTGACAATTAACGGTGCAGGGAGCTTATTATCCTAACGAGCGGCTTGAGGAGCTCCACTAACACTCACCTGCCCGGAGGCTTAGCAGAGACAAAAACGGCATTTGGGAGCCATTATCCTTCCAAAGTGTAGGTTTCCGGGGCACAgccaggggtgggtggagagagaaacACCTCCAAGTGGTGGGGTGGAGTCAGGGTGAAGGTTGAGCTAGTGAGCTGTGGCTGTCTGGGGTGCAGACTGAGCAGAGCCACCAAGCCCCAGGTGGGAGGGGACGAGGCAAGACCAGGGTGAAGGTCGTAAGACCACCCCACAGCTCTGGTCCCCTCCCTCTAGGGCTCCTTCTCCCCAgggcttccctgcccctccccttcccggcACCCCACTGCCACCCACACTCTGTGTTGACTGTTTTCCATGGGACCCTGCCGCCAGAGAGAAGCGAGGGGTTGGGGATCCCCTCCCGTCTCCCACTTTCTAACTCTGCTCTGGTTGGTCGGTTGAAAGAGGGCTCTCCTGCACCCGGCTCGTGGCTGCCTCTGTCTCAGATCCAGATGTTGCCCGTCATTGTAGGCAGACTTCAGAACTTCCCAGTCCCAAAGAAGCCGGGAGTTCTGGGTGGCCggtggagggggatgggggggcgggaGAGTGGAACTGCTCCGGCGGGCTGGCCGCATGGAGGGGAGGGCCTCTAATGGGTCTGGGGGCTTGGACTACAGCGGGGGGGAGAAGGCACAGCCTGAGACATCCCTGAAACGAATCGCTTCTTTGGGACGTGGGGtcaggcagagaatgagggagagcgGAGGGGCGGGAGAAGTGAGGTGGGCAGCGATCACATTCTTCCGCAAACCCTCTAAGCAGCCACATCATCCGGCCCCCAGCCGAGGACAGACTCggcccccacttgtgtgcacgcGCCCACGTGTGGGCGCGCGCGGTTGGCCTGCCTGTGTGTACATACACGTGCACACGGGATGCACACCTCCCggcttcccctgctcatgcggcGGCCCCCCACTCACCCCCCTCTCCCGGCCGCTGCCTTATCACCAGACCAGCCTTTAGGGGGCGGCCTCCAGGATCCCTTCACCCCAGTGGCCCTGTTagcacctcctccctcccttgttAGCGCCTCCCAGCCCCCCTTCCGCCTCCAGCCCCTGTCGTCCCTGGAGAGAGGCCCCGTGGCCGGCAGCCCAGTTCTCTTCTTCCCACTCGGTCTTCTATTTTCCCGAAgcttccttctcctcccagcGCCGaagccccctgccctctctggcctccctcaTCCACCCGGAGAGGTCCCTTCCTGAACAAGGGAGGCTGGGGGGATGAAGTCAGAGCCCCTACAGTTGAGCACGCCCTCCCCCTCCAGGCTACGGGCCACAGTGAGCCCACTGGCCACAGTGAGCCTCCTGCCCGGGAGGATGGGAGGGGGCAAGTCTGGGGCGGAAGCTAAGTCCTGGTGCCAGGTGTGCCACCGTCACCAGGGCAAATCATCACCCTGTCTGCAGCCCtggcggggctggggggtgggtagAAATGTCTTCTGCCCGCTGGCTCTGGGACCGCTGTGCCCAACCTGCGCCTGGGCTGCCGAGTGGGACAGGGTGGTCCTGTGCCTGGAGCCAGGCTGTTAGGCCGCCAGGACTGCAGGTTTCCTCTACTGAAGGGCCCCTTCCTGGCCGGCTTTGATGTGTCTGCGAAGTTAGTGAAGGATGTTTGGCTTTGGGGCCCCGCGCCAGAATAAACTCTCTCTGCCTGCTGGGCCAAACCACTGCCTCCTTCACTGCCTGGCTCGCCCGCCTCCCCCGGCCTGGGGCTTGGCCTCCCCCAAGGCCAGCGCTGTTCTGCCCCCTCAGTGGGGTGGGCACCAAGTGGCCAAAGTTACCGTCACCTGGGAGAGGTCCTGTGGTCAGTGGACGTCCTGTTGCAGGGGCTGGCACTGGAGTGCTGGCCTGCCTGCTAGGTGATCTGGGCCCTGGCCCCGGGCGGGGACGGAGGGGCAGGACCCCAGCTTCTgtcgggggcggagggggggggagtgaaatgcagtttgggggaggggtgtccaCGTGGAGCTGGCTGCACAGGCTTCAGCTCTTCCAGATGTGCTGAGGCTCCAGATGTGGGGATGACTCAGCCTGgaatggggaggggtgggcagtccatggggggggtggtggatgACAAGCAGGGGGAAGTGAGGCCCCCTGAGCCACCGCCAGCTGCTGTTCCCCTTCCTTTGGAGCCCCCAGACCGGGCTGGTGGAGTGGTAGCCGCAGGGAGCTGCCCAGATGTGCAGCCCGTGTGCAGacgggggagaggagagaagtgaGGTCCCAGGGCCAGGGGCCCAGCTAAGAGGTGGCCCagagacaaagaggcagagacagaaggttGGGGGGGGAACACAGTGAGTGcggagggagtggggaagggaggtgggagggggataGAGATGGGGGGGAATGGGACTGAAATGTTAGACCCCTCTTGGTTCACCTGGGGGCGTGGCGCTgggaggagggtgtgtgtgtgtgtgtgtgtgcatgtgactTTGCTGCTGGAATATAGGTTATATGTGGGGTAGGGGGTGTCGGGGTGAGCATCGTGTGTCTGACACCTATAAGCTGTATTTGTGAGCTGAGTCGTAGAAGATTCCGCGTGGGTTGGGTGTGGTGGGCTGGGGGGGGTAGGGTCTGTGCGGTGGAGAAAGAATGTGGACACTGGGTCTGTGTGGTGATCGGCAGGGCGGGAGGCTGTGACAGTGCGTTCTCAAGCTTGGGAAACCACATGTGCCTTTGGGTGTGGAGGGTCAGTGGTGCCTCGAACCTGGGGAGCCTAGAGGTGTCCAGGCACGCTAGCCCGGGGCT
The sequence above is drawn from the Lynx canadensis isolate LIC74 chromosome E1, mLynCan4.pri.v2, whole genome shotgun sequence genome and encodes:
- the TMEM92 gene encoding transmembrane protein 92; its protein translation is MSDTWVPGLVPTLLLSLLAGPQQAAAKCGLFFTCPRGFKCCGDSCCQEYELFSSPLRIFVITFLIILPLLCICCLAKRFCRSCREQEQDPPADHQGPPEPPSIAPPERVRTSTSEPPPPYSEIILKPVLPPMEPPPPYSVRPEEYSGMPRGIDNPAF